A single window of Cheilinus undulatus linkage group 12, ASM1832078v1, whole genome shotgun sequence DNA harbors:
- the LOC121518325 gene encoding spectrin family protein isoform X2 gives MEWEHREREPCLSPAAFVNQVQYSNILEGRFKQLQDEREAVQKKTFTKWVNSHLGRVTCRIGDLYTDLRDGRMLIRLLEVLSGEQLPKPTKGRMRIHCLENVDKALQFLKEQKVHLENMGSHDIVDGNHRLTLGLIWTIILRFQIQDISVETEDNKEKKSAKDALLLWCQMKTAGYPNVNIHNFTTSWRDGLAFNAIVHKHRPDLIEFDNLKRSNAHYNLQNAFNVAEKELGLTKLLDPEDVNVDQPDEKSIITYVATYYHYFSKMKALAVEGKRIGKVLDYAIEADQLIDKYETLASELLQWIEQTIVTLNDRQLANSLSAVQNQLQAFNSYRTVEKPPKFTEKGNLEVLLFTIQSKMRANNQKVYMPREGKLISDINKAWERLEKAEHERELALRNELIRQEKLEMLAARFDRKAAMRETWLSENQRLVSQDNFGTDLGAVEAATRKHEAIETDIGAYWERVAAVEAVAKELEAEGYHDVRRILARRDNVLRLWEYLKELLAARRERLNAHRDLQRLFQEMRYIMDWMADMKSRLQSPDSGKHLHDVLDLLQKHTLVEADISAQAERIKGVQAAAQRFTSYEQAYKPCEPGLVSEKVEQLGQAYEELGHLAAKRRERLEDSRRLWQFMWDLGEEAAWIREQEQILASGDCGRDLTSALHLLSKHEAFRDEMAARYGPLSNSIAVGEALVKEGHFGAPEVTERIKDIRAQWAHLEETTKLREQNLKEAVALHQFQTDANDMEAWIMETLRQVSSQEVGHDEFSTQTLARKQREIEEEIQSHHPLIDSLHEQAQALPQAYVHFPEVEGRLPAIEQRYEELESLSAARRQALEGALALYRMFSEAGACQLWVEEKEQWLYGMEIPTKLEDLEVVQQRFETLEPEMNNISTRVTDVNQVAQQLLSSDNCNKDQINQTRDQLNNRWKEFEKLAGQKKQSLESALNIQNYHLECNEIQTWMKEKTKVIESTQGLGNDLAGVMALQRKLTGMERDLEAIQGKLDDLRKEAEKLAKEHPEQAAEIQGRLAEIQEVWEELNATMKRREESLGEASKLQGFLRDLDDFQSWLSRTQTAVASEDIPTSLPEAESLLAQHESIKNEVDNYKEDYEKMRAVGEEVTQGQTDAQHMFLAQRLQALDTGWHELRRMWENRHSLLAQAFDFQTFLRDAKQAEAFLNSQEYVLSHTEMPTSLQGAEEAIKKHEDFLTTTEASEEKITGVVEAGRRLINDSNANSDKIQEKVDSIQERHLKNKKAANELLAKLKDNRELQHFLQDGQELTLWINEKMLTAQDMSYDEARNLHSKWQKHQAFMAELASNKDWLDKIDKEGQALVAEKPELKPVVQQTLEDLQRQWEELEGTTRTKAQCLFDANRAELFTQSCSALDVWLKNLEGQLQSDDYGKDLTSVNILLKKHQMLEHQMEVREKEVQSLQSQALALTQEDAGLAEVDGQQRRVTDNFSGLQEPLKMRRQRLLASKEAHQFNRDLEDEILWVKERMPLATSTDHGKDLPTVQLLIKKNQTLQKEIQGHQPRIDDIHRRGKTQSQVDGERQSVLEERLVELRHLWDQLIAETDKRHTRLIEANRAQQFYADAAEAEAWMGEQELHMMSEEKAKDEQSALVMVKKHQTLEQALEDYAQTIHQLANSSRLMVTSEHPESERITLRQAQVDKLYAGLKDLAEERRGRLQERLRLTQLKREVDDLEQWIAEREVVAGSHELGQDYEHVTMLRDKFREFARDTSTIGQERVDGVNGLADDLIESGHPENASVAEWKDGLNDAWADLLELIDTRTQMLAASYELHRFHQDAMEVLGRVKEKREGLPSDLGRDLNTVQHLHRQHNTFENDIQALSGQVNQVQDDAARLQKAYAGEKADDIHRSEHAVTSAWEGLLEAGQARRLLLLDTVEKFRFFNMVRDLMLWMDGINLQIDAHDSPRDVSSAGLVINNHQDIKSEIETRADNFTACNEMGNTLINNNHYAADEIREKLAQLQEKRDRINKKWQDKMDHLQIVLEVLQFGRDAYVAESWLAGQEPLVRAAELGTNVDEVESLIKRHEAFEKLAAAWDDRFVLLEKLTTLEEQEIQRRREEEERARRPPTPPPAEEVAQSETESHIHDSAARTSLDQTTLNQSVSVNGVHSDNDTSQSLSLSLSVGKKSEPKRVCKPKQPERGSESESVNGPGRDSGLASSRLEPSATLPSRGGAESEPETMEGMLCRKQEMESHSKKAATRSWQNVYCVLRKGSLGFYKDNKSASNGIPYHGEVPISLGEAVCEVAHDYKKRKHVFKLRLGDGKEYLFQAKDEAEMSSWIRSIQGSIPAGAGDSPGGPRALSRAMTMPPISPSSGDAGGVTMRNKDGKEKDREKRFSFFGKKK, from the exons atgAGCGTGAAGCAGTACAGAAGAAGACCTTTACCAAATGGGTGAACTCTCACTTGGGCAGAGTGACCTGTCGCATCGGTGACTTGTACACAGACTTACGCGATGGCCGTATGCTTATCCGCCTTCTGGAAGTGCTCTCAGGAGAACAGCTG CCAAAGCCCACAAAGGGCCGCATGCGTATCCATTGCCTGGAGAATGTCGACAAAGCCCTGCAGTTCCTCAAAGAGCAGAAAGTCCATCTAGAAAACATGGGCTCACATGATATTGTGGATGGAAATCACCGTCTCACTCTGGGTCTCATCTGGACCATCATCCTTCGTTTCCAG ATCCAAGACatcagtgtggagacagaagacaacaaggagaagaAATCAGCAAAAGATGCCCTCCTGCTTTGGTGCCAAATGAAAACTGCTGG ATACCCCAATGTCAACATTCACAACTTCACCACCAGCTGGAGAGATGGACTGGCGTTCAATGCCATCGTACACAAACACAG ACCCGACttgattgagtttgacaaccTGAAGAGGTCCAATGCTCACTACAATCTCCAGAATGCTTTCAATGTGGCTGAGAAGGAGCTGGGGCTTACCAAGCTGCTGGACCCAGAAG atgttaatGTTGACCAGCCTGATGAAAAGTCCATCATTACCTATGTGGCCACCTACTACCATTACTTCTCCAAGATGAAAGCCCTGGCAGTGGAGGGCAAACGTATTGGCAAG GTTCTTGACTACGCTATCGAAGCAGACCAACTAATAGACAAGTATGAGACCCTGGCCTCTGAGCTGCTGCAGTGGATTGAACAGACTATAGTGACGCTCAATGATCGGCAGCTAGCTAACTCTCTGAGTGCTGTGCAGAACCAACTTCAGGCTTTCAACTCCTATCGGACTGTGGAGAAACCTCCCAA ATTTACAGAGAAAGGAAATTTGGAGGTTCTCCTCTTTACCATCCAGAGCAAAATGAGAGCAAACAATCAGAAAGTCTACATGCCAAGAGAAGGCAAACTAATCTCTGACATTAATAAG GCATGGGAGCGACTTGAAAAGGCAGAGCATGAACGAGAGCTGGCACTAAGAAATGAGCTGATTCGTCAGGAGAAGCTAGAGATGCTAGCTGCACGTTTTGATCGCAAGGCTGCAATGAGGGAGACATGGCTGAGTGAGAACCAAAGGCTGGTGTCCCAG GACAACTTTGGAACTGACCTGGGTGCTGTTGAAGCTGCTACACGTAAACATGAAGCTATCGAGACGGACATTGGGGCGTACTGGGAGCGTGTGGCTGCTGTGGAGGCCGTTGCCAAAGAGCTGGAGGCAGAGGGGTACCATGACGTGCGACGAATACTTGCAAGAAGGGATAATGTGCTTCGACTCTGGGAATACCTCAAAGAACTTCTAGCTGCACGCAGAGAGCGTCTGAATGCTCATCGTGACCTACAGAGACTGTTCCAGGAGATGCGTTACATCATGGACTGGATGGCAGACATGAAG AGTCGTCTGCAGTCTCCAGACAGTGGCAAACATTTGCATGACGTGTTAGACCTCCTGCAGAAGCACACTCTTGTAGAGGCTGATATTTCAGCACAGGCAGAGAGGATCAAGGGAGTGCAGGCAGCTGCACAGCGCTTTACGTCCTATGAACAAG CCTACAAACCATGTGAGCCAGGACTTGTTAGTGAAAAGGTTGAGCAGCTGGGTCAGGCCTATGAGGAGCTTGGTCATCTTGCCGCCAAACGCAGAGAGCGCCTGGAAGACTCCCGGCGACTGTGGCAGTTTATGTGGGATCTCGGGGAGGAAGCAGCATGGATCAGAGAACAGGAGCAGATCCTGGCAAGCGGAGACTGTGGTCGTGATCTCACCTCTGCACTTCACCTGCTCAGCAAACATGAAGCTTTCAGAGATGAGATGGCAGCTCGCTATGGTCCCCTGAGTAACAGCATTGCTGTTGGAGAAGCTTTGGTAAAGGAGGGACACTTTGGAGCACCAGAGGTCACTGAGAGAATCAAAGACATCCGTGCACAATGGGCACATTTGGAGGAG ACAACTAAGCTCAGAGAGCAAAATCTTAAGGAAGCAGTTGCCCTGCACCAATTCCAGACAGATGCCAATGACATGGAGGCATGGATCATGGAGACTCTTCGACAGGTGTCCAGTCAGGAGGTGGGCCATGATGAGTTCTCCACCCAGACCCTGgcaagaaaacagagagagatcGAGGAGGAGATCCAGAGCCACCACCCACTCATCGACTCCCTGCATGAGCAGGCCCAAGCACTGCCACAGGCCTATGTACATTTCCCTGAG GTGGAGGGTCGCCTACCTGCCATTGAGCAGCGCTATGAAGAGCTGGAGTCCCTGTCTGCAGCTCGCCGCCAGGCTCTGGAAGGTGCCCTGGCCCTCTACCGCATGTTCAGTGAAGCTGGTGCCTGCCAGTTGTGGGTGGAGGAGAAAGAACAGTGGCTATACGGCATGGAGATACCCACCAAACTGGAGGATCTCGAGGTGGTGCAGCAGAG GTTTGAGACACTGGAGCCTGAGATGAACAACATCAGCACCCGTGTCACTGATGTGAACCAGGTAGCCCAGCAGCTGTTGAGCTCTGACAACTGCAACAAAGACCAAATCAACCAGACACGAGACCAGCTGAATAACAG ATGGAAGGAGTTTGAAAAGCTGGCTGGTCAGAAGAAACAAAGCCTTGAGTCAGCCCTTAATATCCAGAATTACCATCTGGAGTGTAATGAGATCCAAACCTGGATGAAGGAAAAGACGAAGGTGATTGAGTCCACTCAGGGCCTGGGCAATGACCTTGCTGGAGTAATGGCTCTGCAGCGCAAACTCACTGGCATGGAGAGGGACCTGGAGGCCATTCAG GGCAAATTGGATGACCTGAGAAAAGAAGCAGAGAAGCTAGCCAAGGAACATCCAGAACAGGCTGCAGAGATCCAGGGACGTCTGGCAGAGATTCAAGAGGTGTGGGAGGAGTTGAACGCCACCATGAAGCGGCGTGAGGAGTCACTAGGTGAAGCAAGCAAGCTGCAGGGCTTCCTCAGGGATCTGGATGACTTCCAGTCGTGGCTCTCTCGCACCCAGACAGCTGTGGCCTCAGAAGACATTCCCACCTCTCTGCCTGAGGCCGAGAGTCTGCTCGCCCAACACGAGAGCATCAAGAACGAGGTGGATAACTATAAGGAGGACTATGAGAAGATGCGGGCAGTCGGTGAGGAGGTGACGCAAGGTCAGACAGATGCCCAGCACATGTTCCTGGCCCAGAGGCTCCAGGCCCTGGACACAGGCTGGCACGAGCTGCGACGCATGTGGGAGAACCGCCACAGCCTGTTGGCCCAGGCCTTCGACTTCCAGACTTTCTTGAGAGATGCAAAGCAGGCAGAAGCTTTCCTCAACAGCCAG GAGTACGTGCTGTCCCACACAGAGATGCCTACCAGCCTGCAGGGAGCAGAGGAGGCCATCAAGAAGCACGAAGATTTCCTCACAACCACAGAGGCCAGCGAGGAGAAGATAACTGGTGTGGTGGAAGCTGGACGGCGCCTCATTAATGACTCGAATGCAAACTCTGATAAGATCCAGGAAAAAGTTGACTCCATCCAGGAAAG GCATCTCAAGaataaaaaagctgcaaatgAATTACTGGCAAAGCTTAAGGATAACCGTGAACTTCAACACTTCCTCCAAGATGGACAGGAG CTCACATTATGGATCAATGAGAAGATGCTAACTGCTCAGGACATGTCTTATGATGAGGCCAGAAATCTTCACAGCAAGTGGCAGAAACATCAGGCCTTTATGGCAGAGCTGGCCTCAAACAAAGACTGGCTGGACAAAATTGATAAG GAGGGTCAGGCACTGGTGGCTGAGAAGCCTGAACTCAAACCAGTGGTTCAGCAGACCCTTGAGGACCTACAGCGTCAGTGGGAAGAGCTAGAGGGCACCACCCGCACCAAGGCCCAGTGTTTGTTTGATGCTAACCGGGCTGAGCTCTTCACACAGAGTTGCTCCGCTCTGGATGTCTGGCTGAAAAACCTGGAGGGTCAGCTGCAAAGTGATGACTACGGCAAAGATTTGACCAGTGTCAACATTCTGCTTAAGAAGCATCAG ATGTTGGAGCATCAGATGGAGGTCAGAGAGAAGGAGGTGCAGTCCCTTCAGTCTCAGGCTCTGGCCCTGACCCAGGAGGATGCAGGACTGGCTGAGGTGGATGGCCAGCAAAGACGGGTCACTGACAACTTCTCCGGGCTTCAGGAACCTCTCAAAATGAGGAGACAGCGACTCCTAGCTTCTAAAGAAGCCCATCAATTCAACAGAGATCTGGAGGATGAAATT CTTTGGGTGAAAGAGAGGATGCCTCTTGCGACCTCAACGGATCATGGAAAAGACCTGCCAACCGTTCAGCTTCTAATTAAGAAGAACCAG ACATTGCAGAAAGAGATCCAGGGCCACCAGCCTCGCATTGATGACATCCATAGACGAGGCAAGACTCAGAGCCAGGTAGACGGTGAGAGGCAGTCTGTTCTGGAGGAGCGGCTTGTTGAACTAAGACACCTCTGGGATCAACTGATTGCAGAGACAGACAAGCGTCACACCCGTCTTATAGAAGCCAACCGCGCCCAGCAGTTTTATGCTGATGCAGCAGAGGCAGAGGCCTGGATGGGAGAGCAAGAGCTCCACATGATGTCAGAGGAAAAAGCTAAG GATGAGCAAAGCGCACTAGTGATGGTCAAGAAGCACCAGACGCTGGAACAGGCACTTGAAGATTATGCACAAACTATTCACCAGCTGGCAAACAGCAGCCGCCTCATGGTCACCAGTGAACACCCAGAGAG TGAGAGGATAACCCTACGCCAGGCCCAGGTTGACAAGCTTTATGCAGGGTTGAAAGATCTCGCTGAGGAGCGCCGTGGGCGGCTTCAGGAGAGACTGCGGCTGACCCAGCTAAAGCGGGAGGTGGATGACCTTGAACAGTGGATAGCAGAGAGGGAGGTGGTTGCTGGCTCCCATGAACTAGGACAGGACTACGAACATGTCACT ATGCTGAGGGACAAGTTCCGGGAGTTTGCCCGTGACACCAGCACCATTGGCCAGGAGCGTGTGGATGGTGTCAATGGACTGGCAGATGACCTGATTGAGTCGGGTCATCCTGAGAATGCCAGTGTGGCTGAGTGGAAGGACGGGTTAAATGACGCCTGGGCTGATCTGCTGGAGCTGATTGACACACGCACACAAATGTTAGCAGCCTCATATGAGCTGCACCGATTCCATCAGGATGCCATGGAGGTGCTTGGACGTGTTaaggagaagagagaggggCTGCCCTCTGACCTGGGGCGTGATCTCAACACTGTTCAGCATCTACAcagacaacacaacacatttgAAAATGACATCCAGGCGCTCAGTGGACAG gtgaACCAGGTACAAGATGACGCAGCACGCCTGCAGAAAGCTTATGCTGGGGAGAAAGCTGATGACATTCACAGGAGTGAGCATGCTGTCACCTCTGCCTGGGAGGGTCTGCTGGAGGCTGGTCAGGCCCGCAGGCTCCTCCTGCTGGACACCGTGGAGAAGTTCCGGTTCTTCAACATGGTGCGAGACCTCATGCTCTGGATGGACGGTATCAACCTGCAGATTGATGCACACGACAGCCCCAG GGATGTTTCTTCTGCAGGGTTGGTCATTAACAATCATCAAGACATCAAGTCAGAGATTGAGACCAGAGCAGATAACTTTACTGCCTGCAATGAGATGGGAAATACTCTCATCAACAATAATCACTATGCAGCTGATGAG ATCCGGGAGAAACTGGCTCAACTCCaagaaaagagagacaggattaacaaaaagtggcaagacaagaTGGACCATTTACAGATTG TGTTGGAAGTGTTGCAGTTTGGACGTGATGCCTATGTGGCAGAGTCCTGGTTAGCAGGCCAGGAACCTTTGGTGCGAGCAGCAGAGCTGGGTACAAACGTTGACGAGGTAGAGAGCTTAATTAAGCGCCATGAGGCCTTTGAGAAACTTGCAGCAGCCTGGGACGATCGCTTTGTGCTGCTGGAGAAACTCACTACA CTTGAGGAGCAGGAAATCCAGAGGAGacgagaagaggaggagagagcacGGCGACCCCCAACACCGCCCCCAGCTGAAGAAGTCGCACAGTCCGAAACAGAGAGTCATATACACGATTCTGCTGCCAG aactaGTCTGGACCAGACCACGCTCAATCAGTCGGTGTCAGTGAATGGAGTTCACAGCGACAACGACACATCTCAG TCGTTATCGCTATCGTTGTCAGTGGGAAAGAAATCAGAGCCTAAACGTGTGTGTAAGCCAAAGCAGCCGGAGCGA GGCTCAGAGTCCGAGTCAGTGAACGGACCAGGCAGGGACAGCGGGCTGGCTTCTTCTCGCCTTGAGCCGTCCGCCACTTTACCGAGCAGGGGTGGAGCAGAGTCAGAGCCAGAAACTATGGAGGGAATGCTCTGTCGAAAACAGGAGATGGAGTCTCACAGCAAAAAGGCAGCTACCAG GTCTTGGCAGAACGTATACTGTGTCTTAAGGAAAGGAAGTCTTGGTTTCTACAAAGACAACAAGAGCGCAAGCAACGGCATTCCATACCACGGAGAGGTACCCATCAGCCTTGGGGAGGCTGTGTGTGAGGTCGCCCATGACTACAAGAAGAGGAAACACGTATTCAAGCTCAG GCTAGGAGATGGAAAGGAGTACTTGTTCCAAGCAAAGGATGAG GCGGAAATGAGCTCCTGGATCCGCTCCATACAGGGTTCCATTCCAGCAGGAGCAGGAGACTCGCCCGGAGGTCCCCGGGCACTCAGCCGTGCCATGACGATGCCCCCCATCTCCCCCAGCTCAGGCGACGCAGGAGGCGTCACCATGCGCAACAAAGATGGAAAAGAGAAGGATCGAGAGAAGAGGTTCAGCTTCTTTGGCAAGAAAAAATAG